The following proteins are encoded in a genomic region of Ammospiza caudacuta isolate bAmmCau1 chromosome 3, bAmmCau1.pri, whole genome shotgun sequence:
- the YPEL5 gene encoding protein yippee-like 5, translating into MGRIFLDHIGGTRLFSCANCDTILTNRSELISTRFTGATGRAFLFNKVVNLQYSEVQDRVMLTGRHMVRDVSCKNCNSKLGWIYEFATEDSQRYKEGRVILERALVRESEGFEEHVPSDNS; encoded by the exons atgggaagaatttttttggATCACATCGGTGGCACTCGCCTGTTCTCCTGCGCAAACTGCGACACAATCCTGACCAACCGCTCCGAGCTCATCTCCACTCGCTTTACAGGGGCCACAGGGAGGGCCTTTCTTTTTAACAAG GTGGTCAATCTGCAGTACAGCGAAGTTCAGGATCGGGTCATGCTCACCGGCCGCCACATGGTGCGGGATGTGAGCTGCAAGAACTGCAACAGCAAACTGGGCTGGATCTATGAGTTTGCCACCGAGGACAGCCAGCGCTACAAGGAGGGCCGCGTCATCCTGGAGCGGGCCTTGGTGCGGGAGAGCGAGGGCTTCGAGGAGCACGTTCCATCCGACAATTCCTGA